TGCTCCGGGGCATCCTTGTACCACCGGGTCTGACCCCAGGTGGGGTGttgtgccatgccgtgccatgtCTCACTGCCCACTCTCCACAGCTGGAAGCCGAGGCCACCCACCGCATCATCACCATTGCCAACAGGGTGAGTGGTCCCAGCGCTGAGGCTCCGCGCCCTGGCTCCATGGGGGGGTCCCCACGCCCCTACCGGGGCGTGGGGACCCCCCCATGGAGCCAGGGCGCTGCGGGGACAGTGGCACTGACCCCCCCCTCTCCGCAGACCCACTGCCCCGTGTACCTGGTGAACGTCTCCAGCATGTCCGCGGGGGACGTCATCGCCGCCGCCAAGATGCAAGGTGAGGGGGGTGGGGGACACGCGGGGACCCGAGCTGGCAGGGGACAACACGGCCAcgctgtccccgtccccacgGGTGTCCCTCCGTCCCCCGGCAGGGAAGGTGGTGTATGCGGAGACGACCACGGCGCACGCCACGCTCACCGGGCTGCACTACTACCACCAGGACTGGTTCCACGCCGCCGCCTACGTCACCGTGCCACCGCTGCGCCTGGACACCAACACCTCCGCCTACCTCATGAGCCTGCTCGCCAAGTGAGCCacccccctcccctggcacccTGGCACCCCTCCCCACTGGCCCTCTGCGTCCCCGCGCCTTGCCGGGGGTCTCCGGGCATCCCCGGTGTCCGGCGTGCCCCCGGGTGCCACACGGGCTGGCTGCCCCGTCACCCCAGCGTCCTGGCACCCCATCCTTCGGGCACCCCCTGCTCCTTGGGCATGCCCCCGGGCACCCCACGTCCCCGGCACCACGAGGCTCTCTGGGTGCCCGAGCTCCCTCGGGGTCTCACTCTGTGGGTGCTGAGCTCCCCAGGCACCCCCCTGTATGGGTGCCCCATTCCCTGGGCACCGTGCTCCCCAAGCATCCCACTGcgtgggtgctgagcaccctgcCCCCTGGGCACCCTGCTCCCAGGGCACTGAGCTCCCCAGGCATCCCACTGTGTGGGTGCTGagctccctgggcaccctgctTCCAGGGTGCTGAGTTCCCTGGGCACCCCATTGcatgggtgctgagcaccctgcCTCCTGGACACCCTGCTCCCTGGGTGctgagctccctgggcagcccactGCGTGGGTACCCCGCTCCCTGGGCACTGAGCTCCACAGACATCCCATTGCATGGGTGCTGGGCACCCTGCTCCCTGGGTGCTGAGCTCCCCAGGCATCACCCTGCATGGATGCTGAGCTCCCTGGGCATCACCCTGCTCCCAGGGTGCTGAGTTCCCTGGGCACCCCACTGCATGAGTGCCCCCACTCCCCAGGCACCCCACTCCCTGGGCACTGAGCTCCCTGAGCACCCTGCCACCTGGGCACTGACCTCCCCAGGCATCCCACTGcctgggtgctgagcaccctgctccctgggcaccctgctCCCTGGGTGCTGAGTCCCTGGGCATCCCCCTATATGGGCACTGAGGTCTCTGGGCACCCCACTGTGTGAGTGCTGagctccctgggcaccctgctCCCTGGGTGCTGAACTCCCCAGGCATCACCCTGCTCCCAGGGTGCTGAGTTCCCTGGGCACCCTACTGCATGGGTACCCTGCTCCCTGGGCATTGAGCTCCACAGGCATCCCACTGcgtgggtgctgagcaccctgcTCCCCGGGCACCCTGCTTCCTGGGTGCTGAGCTCCCTGGGCATCCCCCTATACGGGCACTGAGGTCTCTGGGCACCCCACTGTGTGAGTGCTGagctccctgggcaccctgctCCCTGGGCGCTGAGTTCCCTGGGCACCCCACTGCATGGGTGCCCCAATCCCTGGGCACTGAGTTCCCTGGACACCCCACTGCATGGGTACCCTGCTCCCTGGGCACTGAGCTCCCTGAGCACCCTGCCCCTTGGGCACTGAGCTCCCCAGGCATCCCACTGcatgggtgctgagcaccctgctccctgggcaccctgctTCCTGGGTGCTGAGCTCCCTGGGCATCCCCCTATACGGGCACTGAGGTCTCTGGGCGCCCCACTGTGTGAGTGCTGagctccctgggcaccctgctCCCTGGGTGCTGAACTCCCTGAGCATCACCCTGCTCCCTGGGTGCTGAGTTCCCTGGGCACCCTACTGCATGGGTACCCTGCTCCCTGGGCACTAAGCTCCCTGAGCACCCTGCCCCGTGGGCACTGAGCTCCCCAGGCATCCCACTGcgtgggtgctgagcaccctgcTCCCTGGGCATCCTGCCCCCAGGGTGCTGAGCTCCCCAGGCATCACCCTGCATGGATGCTGAGTTCCCTGGGCACCCCACTGCACGGGTACCCCGCTCCCTGGGCACTGAGCTCCCCAGGCATCCCACTGcatgggtgctgagcaccctgcTCCCTGGACACCCTGCCCCCTGGGTGCTGAGTTCCCTGGGCATCCCCCTATATGGGCACTGAGGTCTCTGGGCACCCCACTGTGTGAGTGCTGagctccctgggcaccctgctCCCTGGGTGCTGAACTCCCTGAGCATCACCCTGCTCCCAGGGTGCTGAGTTCCCTGGGCACCCCACTGCACGGGTACCCTGCTCCCTGGGCACTGAGCTCCCTGAGCACCCTGCCCCTTGGGCACTGAGCTCCCCAGGTACCCCACTGcgtgggtgctgagcaccctgctccctgggcaccctgctCCCTGGGTGCTGAGTTCCCTGGGCATCCCCCTATATTGGCACTGAGGTCTCTGGGCACCCCACTGTCTGAGTGCTGagctccctgggcaccctgctccctgggtgctgagctccctgggcaccccactGCATGGGTGCCCCACTCCCTGGGCACTGAGTTCCCTGGACACCCCACTGCATGGGTACCCTGCTCCCTGGGCACTGAGCTCCCTGAGCACCCTGCCCCTTGGGCACTGAGCTCCCCAGGTACCCCACTGcgtgggtgctgagcaccctgctccctgggcaccctgctCCCTAGGTGCTGAGCTCCCTGAGCATCCCCCTATATGGGCACTGagctccctgggcaccctgctTCCAGGGTGCTGAGTTCCCTGGGCACCCCACTGCATGGGTACCCTGCTCCCTGGGCACTGAGCTCCCTGAGCACCCTGCCCCTTGGGCACTGAGCTCCCCAGGCATCCCAATGcgtgggtgctgagcaccctgctccctgggcaccctgctCCCAGGGTGCTGAGCTCCCCAGGCATCACCCTGCATGGATGCTGagctccctgggcaccctgctCCCAGGGTCCTAAGTTCCCTGGGCACCCCACTGCACGGGTACCCTGCTCCCTGGGCACTGAGCTCCCTAGGCACCCCACTGcatgggtgctgagcaccctgctccctgggtgctgagctccctgggcaccccactCCCCGGGCACCCCACtccccagtgctgggctccccggGCCCCCCCACCACAGGCTGGCCATGGCGGTGCCCCCCCCGCCGGTGCCATCCACCGTCAGCGCCGCCCCGTCCCCCCGCAGCGACACGCTGAACGTCGTGGCCTCGGACCACCGGCCCTTCAGCGCCAAGCAGAAGGCCATGGGCAAGGAGGACTTCACCAAGATCCCGCACGGCGTCAGCGGGGTGCAGGACCGCATGAACATCATCTGGGAGCGCGGCGTGGTACGGGCTCCCGCGCCCCCCTGCCCACGGGGACCCCCGAGCTCTCGGGGGGCTCCGTGGTGGGACggctgggggggggtttggCCTCACCGCCGGCTCCGGTGGCAGGTCGGGGGCAAGATGGATGAGAACCGCTTCGTGGCCGTGACCAGCTCCAACGCGGCCAAGCTCCACAACCTGTACCCGCGCAAGGGCCGCATCATCCCCGGCGCCGACGCCGACGTCGTCGTCTGGGACCCCGAGGCCACCAGGTAGGGGCAGACAAAgaggggggggggtccctgtgccgCTGGGCACCCGCTCAccgccccgtccccccccccgcccaggaCCATCTCGGCCAGCACCCAGGTGCAGGGTGGGGACATCAACCTGTACGAGAACATGCGGTGCCACGGGGTGCCCCTGGTGACCATCAGCCGCGGGCGCGTGGTCTACGAGAACGGCGTCTTCATGTGCGCCGAGGGCACGGGCAAGTTCTGCCCGCTCCGCTCCTTCCCCGACGCCGTCTACAAGAAGCTGGTGCAGCGGGAGAAGGTACGGGGGGGGTACCAGGGGCCATACCGGTGCCAGTGCTGTGCCGCGGCGTGCGtcagggctgctggagggggggCGAGACGATGCCCAGTGCCAGGGtgtggccagggaggggggacacggggcaggGTCTGCACGGGGGATCAcggggggatgggggggtcaGCTTGGCATCGCGGGGGGTGAGGGGCTGCACCGCCGGGGtcaccctgctcctgccctggcaccGCGCCACGCTGGCACCTCCCGCAGAGGGACCCCCGCAGCCCGGCCAGCGGCTCTCGgtgcctccccctccccaccccagccccctccccagcacaccCTGGCCCCCGTCCTTCCCCCCTGACCCCGCTCAcgccccaggaccccccccgtGCCCGCCGCCGTGCCCCCGGGGCTGACGCTCTCTCCGCTCTCTCTCCCGGTCCCGGCAGAGCGCCAAGCTGCGGGGCGTGGAGCGCACCCCGTACCTGGGGGACGTGGCCGCGGCCGTGCACGCCGGGAAAAAAGAGACGGGGACCCCCCTGGCCGATACGCCCACCCGGCCCGCCACGCGGCACGGGGGCATGAGGGACCTGCACGAGTCCAGCTTCAGCCTCTCCGGTAagagcggggccgcggcgggggcctGGCAGCCCCCCAGGGCTCACCGGCAGCCCCGCAGCCGGCGGCTCGCCGGCACCCAcctccccagggtgtccccagccccccccagggtgtccccagcccctcagggtgtccccagcccccccgtCCCTGGGCAGGGGGCCACGCCACCCCGGTGCTCCCGTGGCAGAGTAGGGCACCGACCCCATGCCcagacccccagcccccctccaGCCCTCGCCCGTCCCCTCCATGCACCGTCCGTCACGTGGCCGTGGCTGCCGGGGGTCCGTGCCGGGCAGGGGGCAGCCAGGGCGGGCAGGGGGTGgccggggtgggcagggggcagccagggtgggcagggggtggcCGGGGGtctgtgccaggcagggggaAGCTagggtgggcagggggtggcCGGGGGtccagggtgggcagggggcagccagggtgggcagggggtggctggggtgggcagggggtggcCGGGGgtctggggcaggcagggggcaGCTAGGCTCGGCAGGGGGTGGCCGGGGAtccagggtgggcagggggcagccagggcaggcagggggtgGCCGGGGGTCCAGGGCGGGCAGGGGGTGGCCAGGGGtctgtgccaggcagggggtggctggggcaggcagggtgcagccagggtgggcagggggtggcCGGGGGtctgtgccaggcagggggcAGCCAGGGCGGGCAGGGGGCAACTGGGGGGCCAGGGTGGGCAGGACCGAGCTGGCACATGTGTCGTGTTCAGCCCCGGGGGGCACCTTTGcccccgggagcggggctggtGGCACCGGGAGCATCATCGTGGCACCGCCGTGTGCCAGAGGGGACCGAGCCCTGtgccctgctggggcaggagcggggctgggggggtcctgcGGGGTGATGGCGGGGGGCTGGAGGCCGGCACCCCGCGGTGGTGCCGGGGTGGCCGCGGGGCTCGGGGTGGCCCTGACGCCCGTctgtccgtccgtccgtccgtcGGGCAGGTTCGCAGATCGATGACCACGTCCCGAAGCGAGCCTCGGCCCGGATCCTCGCTCCCCCCGGGGGCCGGTCGAGCGGCATCTGGTAGAGCCGGGGACGCGTCCCCCAACTGAGGACCAGGCGCTGCCCCCCGGGACCCCGAGCCCCGGGGACCCCCGCCCTGCCCGCGGGGCCGTGCGAGCCGGGAGGGGGctgcggaggggctggggggcagcggggggctctgcccaccccccccccggcccgtTTCTGTTTGCACGTTGGGTTTGGATCCGTGAGTGTTTGACTTGTTTGTGCATCCCGTGGCAATGCTCGGGAGTGGTTCGTGTCACTAGCGTTAGCGGggagcagggacccccccccgacccccccccagcccccccagccccacacggGACGCGCCAGCCCGTCCGCGGCGCGCACACGcctgcacacgcgtgtgcatcGCTCcgcgtgtgtgtgcacacgtgtgtgtcGTGGCACACACATCCCTCCCTGCGAGGGGCCCTGCCACGCGTGTGCGCACATGTAGCACCGCACACGGGCTCGGTGAGGTGTCCgttgcacacacgtgtgcacacacgTGAACTCCACACATGTAGCACCGTGCACGGGCTCGGTGAGGTGGCCgttgcacacacatgtgcacacgtGAACTCCACACATGTAGCACCGTGCACGGGCTCGGTGAGCTGTCCGTTGCACACACGTGTGCGCACACATGGACtccacacatgtgcacacatgtaGCACCGTGCACGCGCTCGGTGAGGTGTCCGTTGCACACACGTGTGTGAACTCCACACGTGTGCACACATGTAGCACCGCACACGGGCTCAGAGAGGTGTCCGTTGCACACACGTGTGCGCACACGTGGACTCCACACATGTAGCACTGTGCACAGGCTCGGTGAGGTTTCTGttgcacacacgtgtgtgcataTGTGAACTCCACACGTACACACATGTAGCACCGTGCACGGGCTCGGTGAGGTGGCCGTTGCACACATGAGCGCACACGTGAACTCCACACATGTAGCACCGTGCACGGGCTCGGTGAGCTGTCCGTTGCACACACAAGTGCACACACATGAACtccacacatgtgcacacatgtaGCACCGTGCACGGGCTCGGTGAGGTGTCTGTTGCACACACAAGTGCACACACGTGAACtccacacatgtgcacacatgtaGCACCGCGCACGGGCTCGGTGAGGTGTCCgttgcacacacgtgtgcacacacgTGAACTCCACACATGTAGCACCGCGCACGGGCTCGGTGAGGTGTCCATTGCACACACGTGTGCGCACACGTGAACTCCACGCGTGTGCACGCATGTCCCCATCACCGCTGACCCCCTGGAGCACCCCTCACCCCCGCACCCCACGTCCCAccccggggtgggggtcggggtgcgtgtgtccccccccgccccggccacGCGCTGgtgctccgggccccccctccccgccgccccctccccacccgtCCCCCCTGCGTTGTCCCTTGTGCCCCTTCCCCCGGGTGGTCCCTGTGGGTGCGGGGGGGCCCGGCGGGCGCAGCCAGCTCGGGGGGctccgtgccccccccccccggtagGTGGGTGCCCCCCCGGTGTAGGACCCCGCGGTAGGTCTCTGTTTGCTCATTAAAGACCGTTCTCACAGCAGCCGGCCTCTgcctggggggtcctgggggggggtccGGGCTGGGGTGCAGGTGGGGCGTGAGGGGTGCGGAGGGTCCCGGGGGGTCCCCACGTCTAGGGGGCTCTGGGTGTCccgggggctctggggggctgcgggggatcccgggggggtcccaggggctctggggggctgcggggggtcctggggggtcccgggggggtcccaggggctctggggggctgcggggggttctggggggtcccggggggggtcccaggggctcgggggggctgcgggggttccggggggggtctcaggggctctggggggctgcgcggggtcctgggggggtcccaggggctctggggggctgcggggggtcctggggggtcccgggggtgtcccaggggctctggggggctgcggggggttctggggggtcccggggggggtcccaggggctcgggggggctgcgggggttccggggggggtctcaggggctctggggggctgcgcggggtcctggggggggggtcccaggggctctggggggctgcggggggtcctgggggggccccaggggctctggggggctgtggggggtcCCTTAGGGGTGTCCCAGAGGCTCTGGGGGGCTGTGCGGGGTCCCTTAGGGGtgtcccaggggtgctggggggctgcgggggtccCTTAGAGGtgtcccaggggtgctggggggcttCGGGGGGTCCCTTAGGGGTGTCCCAGGGGCTCTGGGGGGCTCCGGGCtgccggggggtcccgggggggtcTCGGCGGTGCGGtggccgccgcccgccgccagggggcgctgtGGGGGAGGCAGGGCCGCGGCGGGCGTTGCCAtggcggcgggagggggcgtggcccgGGCCGTTGCCATGGCGACGGGGGGCGTGGCCCGGACCGGCCCGCGGAGagggcaggcggcggcggcgcatGCGCGGGCAGCTCGTGCGGTCCCGGTCCGGTCCCGGCGGTCCCGGCGTGGTGCGGAGGCAGCGgagcggcggccgcggcccgAGCGCGGTGAGTGCGGCCCGgtaccggcaccggcaccgcggggcgggggggggagggaccGCGCCGCACCGAACCGGGCCGCCGCAGGCGCCCGCATCCCGGCTACCGGCCGGCGCCGCCCCCCGGGACCGGCGGGGGGGCCCCGGGGATGGAGCGGCCATGGCGGGGGGGGAACCGGCGGGTGATGGAGCGGCCGCGGCGGAGGGGTCCGGCCGTGCCGGGCCCGCGGGGACCGGCCTGACTCAGCGGCGGCCGCCCCTGCGCCCCGGCTGCGGCTCCCGCAGGGCCGCGGCCCCGGTACGGCACGGTATGGCACGGCACGCCGGGAGCTGTAGTCCCGGCACCACGCAACGCCGGTTACCGGGCGTCACCGGGGCCCGGGCGTCACCGGGGCGACCCCCGGGCTCAGCGGGGTGCGGGGTCCGCGGGGTGCCGGTGCGGGGCGGTGCTCCCGGGACCGGCGGGCAGAGGCTCCGCGGCACCGGCTTGGCCAGGGCGGCCGGTGCGGTGACCGGCCAAACCGTGACGCGCTCCCGTCCCTCGTCCTCATGGCGGCACGGCGGCGGTGGCCCCATCACGGCGCACTGGCCCCATCAC
This region of Nyctibius grandis isolate bNycGra1 chromosome 1, bNycGra1.pri, whole genome shotgun sequence genomic DNA includes:
- the DPYSL5 gene encoding dihydropyrimidinase-related protein 5 encodes the protein MLANAATMRILIKGGKVVNDDCTLEADVYIENGLIQQVGRELMIPGGAKVIDATGKLVIPGGIDTSTHCHQTFMNATCVDDFYHGTKAALVGGTTMVIGHVLPDKESSLLDAYERCRSLADPKVCCDYALHVGVTWWAPKVKAEMETLVREKGVNSFQMFMTYKDLYMLRDSELYQALRACRDVGAVARVHAENGELVAEGAKEALDLGITGPEGIEISRPEELEAEATHRIITIANRTHCPVYLVNVSSMSAGDVIAAAKMQGKVVYAETTTAHATLTGLHYYHQDWFHAAAYVTVPPLRLDTNTSAYLMSLLANDTLNVVASDHRPFSAKQKAMGKEDFTKIPHGVSGVQDRMNIIWERGVVGGKMDENRFVAVTSSNAAKLHNLYPRKGRIIPGADADVVVWDPEATRTISASTQVQGGDINLYENMRCHGVPLVTISRGRVVYENGVFMCAEGTGKFCPLRSFPDAVYKKLVQREKSAKLRGVERTPYLGDVAAAVHAGKKETGTPLADTPTRPATRHGGMRDLHESSFSLSGSQIDDHVPKRASARILAPPGGRSSGIW